From the genome of Verrucomicrobiia bacterium, one region includes:
- a CDS encoding family 16 glycoside hydrolase — protein MQRLIVGLVALLLAAPLWAAEQSFNFSDMPTNLPPTNCTSIVGGEGKPGNWKVVLDEVPLPIAPINPGAPKTGSQAVVGQFAWEATDEHFPMLVLGKDTYANFTFTTRFKIVDGLTEQMAGVAFRLQDERNYYYVRASALGNTFYFYTVTKGVRSNPIGNQMTIEKGVWHTLSIQCEGAKIRILLDGKEALPELTDPTYSSGKIALWTKSDSISYFTDMRVNYTPREPFAQSMVRDAMKEFSTKLLGLQIVAVPPDAKDARMIASTDEKEIGKPGEATDLDVINKNVNYYLRDKGAVYVTMPLRDRNGDTVAAVRFAMKTFPGQTEDNALERATPILKALQLRASSVDKLY, from the coding sequence ATGCAAAGATTAATTGTGGGGCTGGTTGCGTTGCTGTTGGCCGCGCCGTTGTGGGCGGCGGAGCAGTCTTTTAATTTCAGTGACATGCCCACGAATCTGCCGCCGACGAATTGCACGAGTATCGTCGGCGGGGAGGGCAAGCCGGGGAATTGGAAGGTGGTGCTGGATGAGGTGCCGCTGCCGATTGCGCCGATCAATCCGGGTGCGCCTAAAACGGGGTCGCAGGCGGTCGTCGGGCAGTTCGCGTGGGAGGCCACGGATGAACATTTCCCGATGCTGGTGCTGGGGAAGGATACTTACGCGAATTTTACTTTTACCACGCGGTTCAAGATCGTGGACGGCTTGACGGAGCAGATGGCGGGGGTGGCGTTTCGGTTGCAGGATGAGCGCAATTATTATTATGTCCGCGCGAGCGCGCTAGGGAATACGTTTTATTTTTACACGGTCACGAAGGGCGTGCGGTCGAATCCCATCGGCAACCAAATGACGATTGAAAAAGGTGTGTGGCATACGTTATCCATCCAATGCGAGGGGGCGAAGATTCGCATTTTGCTGGATGGCAAGGAGGCGTTGCCGGAGTTGACGGACCCAACGTATTCGTCGGGCAAGATCGCGTTGTGGACGAAGTCTGATTCGATCAGTTATTTCACGGATATGCGGGTGAATTACACGCCGCGCGAGCCGTTCGCGCAATCCATGGTGCGCGATGCGATGAAGGAATTTTCCACGAAGCTGCTTGGCCTGCAAATCGTGGCGGTGCCGCCGGATGCGAAGGACGCGCGAATGATCGCGAGCACGGATGAAAAGGAGATCGGCAAGCCGGGCGAGGCCACCGATCTGGATGTCATCAATAAGAATGTGAATTATTATCTGCGGGACAAGGGCGCGGTATACGTCACGATGCCGTTGCGCGATCGCAATGGGGACACGGTGGCGGCCGTGCGTTTTGCAATGAAAACTTTTCCCGGCCAGACGGAGGACAATGCCTTGGAGCGCGCCACGCCGATTCTCAAGGCTTTGCAACTGCGGGCGTCGTCGGTGGATAAGCTTTATTGA
- a CDS encoding HAD-IIIA family hydrolase — MKIAIFFERDGILNLPKVERQYQVPPLTLADFHVNEAALPACEALKAAGFTLIATSNQPGLSQGTVSRRELDRMNMLLRQTFPLDDILVCPHDPADNCSCRKPLPGLFMEAAFKHHLDLERSFVISDKWPDARAARSVGATSMLLQSPWVGSGHHDFVLSSISAIAGKILQLQTRHLAA, encoded by the coding sequence ATGAAGATCGCGATTTTCTTCGAACGAGATGGCATTCTGAATTTGCCCAAGGTTGAACGCCAATATCAGGTGCCGCCGTTGACGCTGGCCGACTTTCACGTGAATGAGGCCGCCTTGCCGGCGTGCGAAGCGCTAAAGGCCGCGGGCTTCACGCTCATCGCCACGAGCAATCAGCCGGGGCTTTCGCAAGGCACGGTTTCACGCCGCGAGTTGGATCGGATGAATATGCTGCTGCGCCAGACTTTCCCTTTGGATGATATTTTGGTCTGCCCACACGACCCGGCGGATAATTGTTCCTGCCGCAAGCCGTTGCCGGGGTTATTCATGGAGGCGGCGTTCAAACATCACCTGGATTTGGAACGCTCTTTCGTGATCAGCGACAAATGGCCGGATGCCCGCGCGGCTCGTTCCGTCGGCGCGACGTCCATGTTGTTGCAATCACCCTGGGTGGGATCAGGCCATCACGATTTTGTGCTGTCGAGCATCTCGGCGATTGCGGGGAAGATTTTGCAACTGCAGACGCGGCATTTGGCGGCTTAA
- a CDS encoding DUF481 domain-containing protein — protein sequence MTFRCPYLVDPRALALAAFMFLLGWSASAQSIILHLRNGDRIAGTVLSENTSTIHLSTAWTDDVTIPVAQITGREIVPPATNAVANSATNLPIKVVSGQELFGVQKKAVVLVDTNSWWRRWKGEASVGANLERGAADSELFYAKATLTYAQPYKSDPKEFFRNILTYDTAYGKTGPPPGTTNSPSVVSDNRMGGSSKTDFDLSRKWYIYNLGAAFYDHVRLINRHYEDGPGIGYHWFTGSNFVVNLELGANYQVEDRADGTRTENFYTRVGQDLTWKINKQMNLTEKAEYFQQADYATQYRAQFESTLSYALLLNVSLNLSVIDLYDTRPTAGVPDNDLQLRTSVGVKF from the coding sequence ATGACATTCCGTTGCCCGTACCTCGTTGACCCGCGCGCTCTCGCTCTCGCGGCGTTCATGTTTCTGCTCGGCTGGTCCGCCTCCGCGCAAAGTATAATCCTGCACCTGCGCAACGGCGACCGCATCGCCGGCACCGTCCTCTCGGAAAACACCAGCACCATCCACCTTTCCACCGCGTGGACGGACGACGTCACCATCCCCGTCGCGCAAATCACCGGCCGCGAAATCGTTCCGCCCGCCACCAATGCCGTTGCCAATTCCGCCACCAACCTCCCCATTAAAGTCGTGAGCGGCCAGGAACTTTTCGGCGTGCAAAAAAAAGCGGTCGTCCTCGTGGACACCAATTCGTGGTGGCGTCGCTGGAAAGGCGAGGCCTCCGTCGGCGCCAACCTCGAGCGCGGTGCCGCCGACAGCGAACTTTTTTACGCCAAGGCCACGCTCACTTACGCCCAACCCTACAAGAGCGACCCCAAGGAATTTTTTCGCAACATTCTGACCTACGACACCGCCTATGGAAAAACCGGCCCGCCGCCCGGAACCACCAATTCGCCCTCCGTCGTTTCGGATAACCGCATGGGCGGCAGTTCCAAGACCGATTTCGACCTCTCACGAAAATGGTATATTTACAATCTCGGCGCCGCTTTTTACGACCACGTCCGCTTGATTAACCGCCATTATGAAGATGGGCCCGGTATCGGCTACCATTGGTTCACCGGTTCAAACTTCGTCGTCAATCTCGAATTGGGTGCCAACTACCAGGTGGAAGACCGCGCCGACGGCACGCGCACCGAAAATTTTTATACCCGCGTCGGCCAGGACTTGACGTGGAAGATCAACAAACAAATGAACCTGACCGAGAAGGCGGAATATTTCCAGCAGGCCGACTACGCCACGCAATACCGCGCGCAATTTGAAAGCACCCTCAGCTACGCGTTGCTCCTCAATGTTTCGCTGAACCTCTCCGTCATTGACCTCTACGACACCCGCCCCACCGCCGGCGTCCCGGACAACGACCTCCAACTCCGAACCTCCGTCGGCGTAAAATTCTAG
- a CDS encoding SDR family oxidoreductase: protein MKQWVLITGASQGIGHELAKVFAANGWQLILVARDWVRLGAIAAELSARHGVSVKILTKDLARISSAQEIFEELKSEGIEISALVNNAGFGVQGIFAETELQKYLDMAQVNITTLVQLTHLFLPGMLARRSGKILNVASTAAFLPGPFMAMYYASKAFVISFSRALSVETGGSGVTVTALCPGVTESEFHSRAGLKRNMKFIIMSAEAVAHIGYRAMMAGKPVVVAGWINWISVVMMKLIPARWLSRIAAKVNGPAR from the coding sequence ATGAAGCAATGGGTTTTGATCACGGGAGCGTCGCAGGGCATCGGCCACGAGCTGGCGAAGGTTTTTGCGGCGAATGGGTGGCAATTAATTTTGGTTGCGCGCGATTGGGTGCGATTGGGCGCGATCGCGGCGGAACTTTCCGCGCGTCATGGGGTCAGCGTGAAAATTTTGACGAAAGATTTGGCGCGCATCTCCTCGGCGCAGGAAATTTTTGAGGAACTGAAAAGTGAAGGCATCGAGATTTCTGCGCTCGTCAACAACGCGGGATTTGGCGTGCAGGGAATTTTTGCGGAGACGGAGTTGCAAAAATATTTGGACATGGCGCAGGTGAATATCACGACGCTCGTGCAGCTCACGCATTTATTTTTGCCGGGGATGCTGGCGCGGCGCAGCGGAAAAATTTTGAATGTGGCTTCGACGGCGGCGTTCCTGCCGGGGCCGTTCATGGCGATGTATTATGCGAGCAAGGCGTTCGTGATTTCATTTTCGCGCGCGTTGTCGGTGGAGACGGGCGGCAGCGGCGTGACGGTGACGGCGCTTTGCCCGGGCGTGACGGAATCGGAGTTTCATTCGCGCGCGGGACTGAAACGGAATATGAAATTCATCATCATGAGCGCGGAGGCAGTGGCGCATATTGGTTATCGAGCCATGATGGCGGGCAAACCGGTCGTGGTGGCGGGCTGGATAAATTGGATTTCGGTGGTGATGATGAAGTTGATTCCGGCGCGGTGGTTGAGCCGGATCGCAGCGAAGGTGAATGGGCCGGCGCGATAA
- a CDS encoding PAS domain S-box protein produces MSNDLSHLDANRGLANEIAQVIGQSSPPAAIEGRLLAASMDALGAGVLLCEAKSPDCPIIYVSKGFSVISRYTTEDALGQKLAFIISAETDPEARARIEAALAGRAASQEEFRCRRHQAEPIWCELNLTPVFAGGETPTHFIALITDISDHKEREEILRDAQSRYGGIFENAVEGIYQSTPDGRYLAVNPALARMYGYDNTDELLHRVCDISQQIYVDPVFRERFQREVEQNGQIRGFEYQVRRRDGSIIWISESARAVRDADGRTRYYEGFIEDISQRKEAEVARARLEKQMIQAQKMEAIGTLAGGIAHDFNNILCAMLGLTELALTSTEVTGVTRKNLEAVLRSAGRAKDLIRQILTFSRRGENESSPIRLGLLLKECVKLLNASLPSSIKIVLNIETDDDTVIADATEMHQVIMNLGTNAAHAMKRTGGQLEYTLRSLDLNGAQAARLSPLRAGKYLCLTARDSGHGMTRETMDNIFDPFFTTKPAGEGTGLGLTLVQRIVARCGGHLEVESELGTGTTFQIYLPRAPQNAVVAAPRKEFLLPGRRERILVVDDEIPILDMLQQRLRKVGYRVTTRADSTTALETFQAEPEKFDLVITDHTMPCMQGAELAERLGQIRADVPVILMTGLNQPPSFAGSHFAARRAVLRKPLDFVDLSQRMREMLESAGKA; encoded by the coding sequence ATGAGTAATGACTTGAGTCATTTGGACGCAAATCGCGGCCTGGCTAATGAAATTGCCCAGGTCATCGGACAATCGTCGCCACCTGCGGCCATCGAAGGCCGTCTGCTGGCGGCGTCTATGGATGCGCTCGGCGCGGGCGTGTTGCTTTGTGAAGCAAAATCGCCAGACTGTCCAATTATATACGTTTCCAAGGGTTTTTCTGTCATCAGCCGATACACGACCGAGGATGCTCTCGGGCAGAAACTTGCTTTCATCATCAGCGCGGAAACAGATCCCGAAGCCCGCGCCCGGATCGAAGCAGCGCTCGCCGGACGCGCAGCCTCCCAGGAGGAATTTCGTTGCCGCCGCCATCAGGCCGAACCCATCTGGTGCGAATTAAATTTGACGCCGGTCTTCGCGGGAGGAGAAACGCCGACGCATTTCATCGCCTTGATCACGGACATTTCCGACCACAAGGAACGCGAAGAGATTTTGCGCGATGCCCAGTCGCGTTACGGCGGCATTTTTGAAAACGCCGTCGAAGGCATTTATCAAAGCACGCCGGATGGGCGTTATCTTGCCGTCAATCCCGCGCTGGCGCGGATGTACGGTTATGACAACACCGATGAATTGCTGCATCGCGTTTGTGACATCAGCCAGCAGATTTACGTGGACCCGGTTTTTCGCGAGCGGTTCCAGCGCGAAGTCGAGCAGAACGGCCAGATTCGCGGCTTTGAATACCAGGTGCGCCGCCGCGATGGCAGCATCATCTGGATTTCCGAAAGCGCCCGCGCCGTCCGCGACGCCGATGGCCGCACCCGTTACTACGAAGGTTTCATCGAGGATATTTCGCAACGCAAGGAAGCGGAGGTCGCCCGCGCGCGGCTCGAAAAGCAAATGATCCAGGCGCAAAAAATGGAAGCCATCGGGACGCTCGCCGGGGGCATCGCGCATGATTTCAACAACATCCTGTGCGCCATGCTGGGCCTCACGGAGCTTGCCTTGACCAGCACAGAAGTGACGGGGGTGACGCGGAAAAATCTCGAAGCCGTCCTGCGTTCCGCCGGCCGCGCGAAAGATTTGATCCGGCAGATTCTTACCTTCAGCCGCCGCGGTGAAAATGAATCGTCACCGATCCGCCTGGGCCTGCTGCTCAAGGAATGCGTGAAGCTGCTCAACGCCTCGCTGCCGTCCTCCATCAAAATTGTTTTGAACATCGAAACGGATGACGACACCGTCATCGCCGATGCCACGGAGATGCACCAGGTCATCATGAACCTCGGAACCAACGCCGCGCATGCGATGAAACGCACCGGCGGGCAGTTGGAATATACGTTGCGCTCACTGGATTTGAACGGGGCGCAAGCGGCCCGGCTCTCGCCTTTGCGCGCGGGAAAATATCTTTGCCTCACCGCCCGCGACTCCGGCCACGGCATGACTCGCGAGACGATGGATAATATTTTCGATCCGTTTTTCACGACCAAGCCGGCGGGTGAAGGCACGGGATTGGGGCTCACGCTGGTGCAGCGGATCGTCGCGCGGTGCGGCGGGCATCTTGAAGTGGAAAGCGAACTGGGCACGGGCACGACGTTTCAAATTTATTTGCCGCGCGCGCCACAGAACGCGGTGGTGGCGGCGCCCAGGAAAGAATTTCTCCTGCCCGGACGCCGGGAACGCATCCTGGTCGTGGACGATGAAATTCCCATTCTCGACATGTTGCAACAACGCCTGCGCAAGGTGGGTTACCGCGTAACGACTCGCGCCGACAGCACGACTGCGCTGGAAACCTTCCAGGCTGAACCGGAAAAGTTCGACCTCGTCATTACGGATCACACGATGCCCTGCATGCAAGGGGCTGAACTTGCCGAACGCCTCGGCCAGATCCGCGCCGATGTGCCGGTGATTCTGATGACCGGCCTGAACCAGCCGCCGAGTTTTGCCGGTTCGCACTTCGCCGCGCGCCGCGCCGTGCTGCGCAAGCCGCTGGACTTTGTGGATCTTTCCCAGCGCATGCGCGAAATGCTCGAATCGGCGGGAAAAGCTTGA
- a CDS encoding PAS domain S-box protein: MISDTNPPFPAHPAQPLNVLYLEDNLSDRELVEAKLRAGGIDCNFFHARTRDEFEGTLTGEPLDLILSDFALPAYGGNLALTAARRLRPEVPFLFVSGTIGEERAVESLKSGATDYVIKDHLERLIPAVRRALRESRDRSRRRIAEQELRASEERFRMVFENAPIGVINADAGGTFLSTNRTLRFMLGYTEAELLGMSFKQITHEEDQIVGAEEFVSLMVGRVSRVRLEKRFYRKDDSVIWAQITTSAIRDNHNQFQYFVTLVEDLSERKQAEERMRDQATLLDMAADAIIVQDAESRVITWNHGAERLYGWTAQEVIGRRITELYPAHAGFEWTREELLADGDWSGELRQLTREGKLLVVSSRVTLMRDTNGLPKSVLIINTDITEKKNLEMQFLRAQRMESIGTLASGIAHDLNNILAPISIASQILRMKPLDKEAQELVDRIEASAHRGAGVVRQVLTFARGIEGERALLQPRHLIKEIINMAQDTFPKNVSITYSVAEDLWPVIADATQLHQVLLNLFVNARDAMPSGGQISCTAENALIEDTRMLLPGAKAGPYALIQVKDTGVGIPADIMEKIFEPFFTTKELGKGTGLGLSTVLGIVKSHGGSVIVYSEPGKGATFKIYLPATADAIATLAPKQQLGVPRGRGQLILLVDDESAIRDVTRRILVRHGYNVVTAVDGVEGLAVFAQQSGKIDLIITDIMMPRMEGVATVRALKKLDPNVKILASSGMTGMTDHTARNEELKSLGVVEILPKPCSAEKLLSAVHQVFA; this comes from the coding sequence ATGATCTCCGACACCAACCCACCGTTCCCCGCGCACCCGGCGCAACCGCTCAACGTCCTTTACCTCGAGGACAATCTTAGTGACCGCGAATTGGTCGAGGCGAAATTGCGCGCGGGCGGGATTGATTGCAATTTTTTCCACGCGCGGACGCGGGATGAATTTGAAGGCACGCTCACCGGTGAACCGCTGGACCTCATCCTCTCGGATTTCGCGCTGCCTGCCTACGGCGGCAACCTCGCGTTGACCGCCGCGCGGCGGCTGCGCCCGGAAGTGCCGTTTTTATTTGTCTCCGGCACGATCGGCGAAGAGCGCGCGGTGGAAAGCCTCAAATCCGGCGCCACGGATTACGTCATCAAGGACCACCTGGAACGGTTGATTCCCGCCGTGCGGCGCGCCCTGCGCGAGTCGCGGGACCGTTCGCGCCGCCGCATCGCCGAACAGGAATTGCGCGCGAGCGAGGAACGCTTTCGCATGGTATTCGAGAACGCGCCCATCGGCGTGATCAATGCCGATGCCGGCGGGACTTTTCTCAGCACCAACCGCACGCTGCGTTTCATGCTCGGCTACACCGAGGCGGAATTGCTCGGCATGTCCTTCAAGCAAATCACCCATGAAGAAGACCAAATCGTGGGCGCGGAGGAATTCGTCTCCCTGATGGTCGGGCGGGTGTCGCGCGTGCGATTGGAAAAACGCTTTTACCGCAAGGACGACTCCGTTATCTGGGCGCAAATCACCACCTCGGCAATTCGCGACAACCATAATCAGTTCCAATATTTCGTCACGCTCGTCGAGGATTTGTCCGAGCGCAAACAGGCCGAGGAACGCATGCGCGACCAGGCCACCTTGCTCGACATGGCCGCCGATGCGATCATCGTGCAGGACGCCGAATCCCGCGTTATCACCTGGAACCACGGCGCGGAACGGCTCTACGGCTGGACGGCGCAGGAAGTCATCGGCCGGCGCATCACGGAGCTTTATCCGGCGCACGCCGGGTTCGAGTGGACCAGGGAAGAACTGCTGGCCGACGGTGATTGGAGTGGCGAACTGCGCCAGTTGACCCGGGAAGGCAAGCTGCTCGTGGTGAGCAGCCGCGTTACTCTGATGCGCGATACCAACGGTCTGCCCAAGTCCGTGCTCATCATCAACACCGACATCACGGAAAAGAAAAATCTGGAGATGCAATTTCTTCGCGCGCAACGCATGGAAAGCATCGGCACGCTGGCCAGCGGCATCGCGCATGACCTGAATAATATCCTCGCGCCCATTTCCATCGCTTCGCAAATCCTCCGCATGAAGCCGCTCGACAAGGAGGCCCAGGAACTGGTAGATCGCATCGAGGCCAGCGCGCACCGCGGAGCAGGGGTCGTGCGGCAAGTGCTTACTTTCGCGCGCGGCATCGAAGGCGAACGCGCCCTGCTGCAACCGCGCCATTTGATTAAAGAGATCATCAACATGGCGCAGGACACTTTCCCCAAAAATGTTTCCATCACGTATTCGGTGGCTGAGGATTTGTGGCCCGTCATTGCGGACGCCACGCAACTGCACCAGGTCTTGCTGAATCTTTTCGTGAACGCGCGCGACGCCATGCCGTCCGGCGGCCAGATTTCTTGCACGGCGGAAAATGCGCTGATCGAGGACACACGCATGTTGCTGCCCGGCGCGAAGGCCGGGCCGTACGCTTTGATCCAGGTCAAGGACACCGGCGTCGGCATTCCCGCCGACATCATGGAAAAAATCTTCGAGCCGTTTTTCACGACCAAGGAACTCGGCAAGGGAACCGGTCTCGGGCTTTCGACCGTGCTGGGAATTGTGAAATCACACGGCGGTTCGGTGATTGTCTATAGCGAGCCCGGCAAAGGCGCGACATTCAAAATTTATTTGCCTGCCACGGCCGATGCCATCGCCACCCTCGCGCCGAAACAGCAACTGGGCGTGCCGCGCGGTCGCGGTCAGTTGATCCTGCTGGTGGACGACGAAAGCGCCATCCGCGATGTCACGCGCCGCATCCTCGTGCGCCACGGTTACAACGTCGTCACCGCTGTGGATGGCGTGGAAGGCCTGGCTGTGTTCGCCCAGCAATCCGGCAAGATAGACTTGATCATCACCGACATCATGATGCCGCGCATGGAAGGCGTGGCGACGGTGCGCGCGTTGAAAAAATTGGATCCCAACGTGAAAATTCTCGCCTCCAGTGGCATGACCGGCATGACCGACCACACCGCGCGCAACGAGGAATTGAAATCGCTCGGCGTGGTCGAGATTTTGCCCAAGCCCTGTTCCGCCGAAAAATTGCTCTCCGCCGTCCACCAGGTTTTCGCGTAG
- a CDS encoding ATP-binding protein: protein MSELDPAQKRPRTDNPADDRMRWLASFPEQNPNPIIELDLSTGEIHYLNPAAVEAFSDLPALKLQHPSLIGLSEALKPMIEKGLKVTRREIAVGKFVFLQTITLLENQHIRIYNANVTEQHRADFALRNTQALYHSLVEQIPAGVFRKDTEGRYVFVNSSFCDFFGRKPAHFLGKTPRECALADIRAGDTALSEKKIRELADAADQHHSSILATGESIELEEERLFTGGRKQYFHVVKAPVFRSDGKIIGSQGVMLDITARKAAEEKVRELNAELEQRVSLRTAELQSAIKELEAFSYSVSHDLRAPLRAINGFSAMALEDFGPLLPEKGRRYLNIIHQDGLRMGTLIDDLLAFSRLSREPLKPQPVDTDQLVRQTLGELSAEKNGRELEIRVGELPACEGDYALLKQVWMNLLSNALKYSRHRKPANIEIGSSVEAGERVYFVRDNGAGFNMEYAGKLFGVFQRLHHQDEFEGTGVGLAIAQRIVNRHGGRIWAQAKEQQGATFYFTLTPGGKK, encoded by the coding sequence ATGAGCGAGCTTGACCCAGCGCAAAAACGGCCGCGGACGGATAATCCCGCCGATGACCGGATGCGCTGGCTGGCTTCCTTCCCCGAACAAAACCCCAATCCGATCATCGAACTGGATTTGTCCACCGGCGAGATCCATTACCTCAACCCCGCCGCCGTCGAGGCTTTTTCAGATCTGCCCGCGCTCAAGCTCCAGCATCCCTCGCTCATTGGGTTGTCCGAGGCGTTGAAACCGATGATCGAAAAAGGCTTGAAAGTCACGCGCCGCGAAATCGCTGTCGGCAAATTTGTTTTCCTGCAAACCATCACGCTCCTGGAGAATCAGCATATCCGTATTTACAACGCGAACGTCACCGAGCAGCACCGCGCCGACTTCGCCCTGCGCAACACCCAGGCGCTCTACCATTCGCTCGTCGAGCAGATTCCCGCCGGGGTTTTTCGCAAGGACACCGAAGGCCGCTACGTCTTCGTCAATTCCAGCTTTTGTGATTTCTTTGGCCGCAAGCCCGCCCATTTTCTGGGGAAAACGCCGCGGGAATGCGCCCTGGCCGACATCCGCGCCGGCGACACCGCTTTAAGCGAAAAGAAAATCCGCGAACTGGCCGATGCCGCTGATCAACATCACTCGTCCATTCTGGCTACGGGCGAATCCATCGAGCTTGAGGAGGAGCGTCTATTTACTGGCGGACGCAAACAATACTTTCACGTCGTCAAGGCGCCCGTGTTCCGGTCCGACGGAAAAATCATCGGCAGCCAGGGCGTGATGCTCGACATCACCGCGCGCAAGGCCGCGGAGGAAAAGGTGCGCGAGCTAAACGCCGAACTCGAACAGCGCGTTTCGCTGCGCACCGCCGAGTTGCAATCGGCGATCAAGGAACTCGAAGCTTTCAGTTATTCCGTCTCCCACGATCTGCGCGCGCCGCTTCGCGCCATCAACGGGTTTTCCGCGATGGCGCTCGAAGATTTCGGCCCGCTGCTTCCCGAAAAAGGCCGGCGCTATTTAAATATCATCCACCAGGACGGCTTGCGCATGGGGACTTTGATTGATGACCTGCTGGCTTTTTCGCGACTGAGCCGCGAGCCACTCAAGCCGCAACCGGTGGACACTGATCAACTCGTCCGTCAAACGCTGGGTGAACTGTCCGCCGAAAAGAACGGCCGCGAACTGGAGATCCGGGTCGGCGAATTGCCCGCATGCGAAGGCGATTACGCGCTCCTGAAACAAGTCTGGATGAACCTGCTTTCCAACGCCCTTAAATATTCGCGCCATCGCAAGCCCGCGAACATCGAGATCGGCAGTTCCGTGGAAGCGGGCGAACGGGTTTATTTCGTCCGCGACAACGGCGCGGGCTTCAACATGGAATATGCCGGCAAACTTTTTGGCGTCTTCCAGCGCCTGCATCATCAGGACGAATTTGAAGGCACGGGCGTCGGCCTGGCCATTGCCCAGCGCATCGTCAACCGCCACGGCGGGCGCATCTGGGCCCAGGCCAAAGAACAGCAGGGCGCGACTTTCTATTTCACCCTCACGCCGGGAGGAAAAAAATGA
- a CDS encoding response regulator → MHILETKKKFGAAVRFERTRQGLSQEILAERASLHRTYITDIERGARNLSLETIYKLSTALGISIEALFARAEVRRQVEQYVTLPGQLVDVLLVEDNPTDAELTLEGLRRDGLSNRVLVVRDGAAALDFVFCRRQYATRRIEQSPQVLLLDLNLPKVHGLEVLRQIKEDARTRHIQVVVLTISRKDEHIQRALELGAAAYIVKPVDFQNLSKIAPKLSYQWALLDSTSPKPA, encoded by the coding sequence ATGCACATCCTGGAAACCAAAAAAAAATTCGGTGCAGCGGTGCGGTTTGAGCGCACCCGGCAAGGTTTGTCCCAAGAAATCCTCGCCGAGCGCGCCAGTTTGCATCGTACTTATATTACCGACATCGAGCGTGGCGCGCGCAATCTTTCGCTGGAAACGATTTACAAGCTCTCGACAGCGTTGGGCATTTCGATCGAGGCGCTTTTTGCCCGCGCGGAAGTCCGCCGCCAGGTTGAGCAATACGTCACGCTCCCCGGCCAGCTTGTGGATGTCCTGCTCGTCGAGGACAACCCCACTGATGCCGAACTCACGCTCGAAGGGCTCCGGCGCGATGGCTTGAGCAACCGCGTTCTCGTCGTGCGCGATGGCGCCGCTGCGCTGGATTTTGTATTCTGCCGCCGCCAGTACGCTACCCGTCGTATTGAGCAAAGTCCGCAAGTGCTTTTGCTGGATTTAAATCTTCCAAAAGTTCACGGCCTCGAGGTGCTTCGCCAGATCAAGGAAGATGCCCGCACGCGGCACATTCAAGTCGTCGTCCTCACGATTTCTCGCAAGGATGAACACATCCAGCGCGCCTTGGAATTGGGTGCCGCTGCCTACATCGTCAAACCCGTGGATTTCCAAAACCTCAGCAAGATCGCACCCAAACTAAGTTATCAATGGGCCTTGCTGGATTCCACTTCTCCCAAGCCTGCATGA